The DNA window ACGCCAGCCGGCTGCACGTCACCAGCACGAAGGCGTAGACGACGAAGATGACCAGCGTCAGGCGCGAATAGCGCTCCCGGGCGAAGTACGTCGCCGCCACCAGGATGAGCGTCGCGGTGATGGTGGACTTGAAGACCTCGAACACCTCACCCGTGTTCGTCCGGGAGCGGTTGGTCGCGTAGAGCCTCGACTGCTTGAAGGTCGCTGGGAAGATGACCAGCACCATGAGCAGCGAGACGAGCGAGTCCTCCCACGGGGGGATTCCCTCCGTGACAGGGACGATGCCCGAGAAGCGGGTGACGTACGCCAAGGCGAACGCCACCGCGAGCATGACCATGTCCGCGACGACTTTGATGGACGTGTAGAAGCGCTGGAGACGACTGAACACGTCTGGACTCCTGTATCCGGGTCAACGGGGCGCCACCCCTCTGCAAGACTCGCACCCTGGTCCAACGAGCACGTTGCTTGCCCGACTCCCTCTGACTCGCCGGCCTCCTAACACGGGAATCCCCGTGAAACCAATGGGTTACAACAACCCCTGTGGGACCCCACCACATCGTGGACTCCCCTCGGCGACGAAAGACGGAGAGCAGAGCGACAACCGCGTCACACCGCCCTGGCTTCGGGTGTGGATTTCCTCGCCACCCTGAGGAGTGACTCCACCTCGGAGAGCATGGCCTGCTGGAAGGCCCCTCGGCTGAAGCGCCCGGCCTGCGAGCGGGCATCTTCGGGACGGAACCCACCCTCCCAGGTCTCGAAGCGGCGAACCGCCTCCGCGAGCGCGGACGGTGACTGTTCTGCGAAGAACAGTCCGGTGCGGCTGTTCACCGTCTCGAGCGCGCCGCCCCTGCCGAAGGCGATGACGGGGCGCCCGCAAGCCTGGGCCTCCAGCGGGGTGATGCCGAAGTCCTCCTCGGGCGTGAAGATGAGGGCGCGGGCATCGCGGTAGAGCGCGGGCAGCGCGTCGTCGGGGACGTTGCCCAGGAAGCGGATGTTGGCGGGCGGAGCCCCCGACATGAGGCGCGCGGCCTCCTGGCCCGTGCCCACCACCCACAGGGGCGCGCCCAGCTCGCGGAAGGCCTCCAGCGCGATGTCCAGCCGCTTGTAGGGCGCGAAGGCCCCCAGCCACAGGAAGTAGCCCCCCTGGCCGCTGCCCTCGAGCGGGAGCCGGGTGAAGCGCTCCAGGTCCACGGGGGGATGCACGACGGTGGCCTCACGGTCCCAGAAGCGCCGCAGCTTGCCCGCCACGTGGTGGCTGTTGACGACGAAGCGGTCCACGCGAGCCGCCGAGGCGCGGTCCCACCGCCGCAGCCAGGGGCGCACCGCGTGGGCCGCGGCACGCACGGGCAGGCCCGCACGGCCCGGTCCGAAGTAGTCGTCGAACAAGTCCCACATGTACCGCATGGGCGCGTGCACGTAGCTCAGGTGCGGCAGGCCCGCGGGAGCGCGCAGCCCCTTGGCCACGCAGTGGCTGGAGGACAGCACGACGTCGTAGTCGCCCCTCAGGCGCATCGACTCGATGGCCCGAGGCATCAGGGGCAGGAAGTGGCGGTAGCGCTCGTGGATGCCCGGGATGTGCTGGAGGAAGGACGTGAAGATGCGGCGGGACTCGATGGCGGGGGACTGGCTGCCGGGCCGGTGGATGAGGGTGTAGATGTCCGCGTCGGGCAGGACTTCGCAGAGCGCGTCGAGCACACGCTCCCCCCCGCGGTGGGTGACCAGCCAATCATGGACGAGGGCGACCTTCACGAGGGCGGCCTTCTAGCATCCAGCGTGCCTTGTGCCGACAGCGACGCGAAGCAACCGTCCGCCCGGCCCCCATGAGGCCCGGGCGTGTGGTACGCGGGGAGCGTGGCTCATGTCCTCCTCGACCTGCGCATGGTGCGCGGCCGGCTGCACGGAATCGCTCGCTATGCGCTGGAGCTCGCGCGGCGCGTTCCCGCGATGGCTCCGGACCTGCGCTTCTCCGCCCTGGTGCCCCCAGAGGGACTTCCCACGGACCTGGGGGCGCTCGCTCCGAGTCTGCCCTTGCAGCGCGCGCTCGCGGGGTTCCTCTCCCCCATCGAGCAGCCCGCGCTGGCGGCGGACCTGGCTCGGCTCAAGCCCGACGTCTTCCATGCCACCTCGTTCGCCCTGCCCCTCTTCTGGAGCGGGCCGCTGGTGGCGACGCTGCACGACGCCAACCACGTGGCGCTGGCCCACGAGTACTCGCCCGCGCAGGCGCTGTACTACCGCGTCGTCGTGGGGCCCCGCGCGAAGAGGGCCGCCGCGCTGGTGACGGTGTCCGAGTTCTCCCGGGAGGAACTGGCGCGACACCTCAAGCTGTCGCCGTACCGCCTGCAGGTGATTCCCAACGGCGTGGACTCGCACTTCCAGCCGCCTTCGGCCCAGGAGGTCCGCGCCTTCAGGGAGCGCCATGAGCTGCCCGCGCGCTATGTGGCGGCGGTGGGCAACGCCAAGCGCTTCAAGAACCTGGCGCTGCTGAGGCACTTCGCGGCGGACCTGCCCGTGCCCATCGTCCTGCTCGCCGGAAAGGGCGCCGTGGCGCACGAGCTGGGGCTGCACGAGAACGTGCTGGACCTCGAGGAGCTGTCGGAGGCGGAGATGCCCCTGTTCTACGGGGCCGCGGCGGCGCTGCTCCTGCCCTCGAAGTACGAGGGCTTCGGGCTGCCCGCGCTGGAGGCGATGGCGGCGGGCTGTCCCGTGCTCACCTCGGACGCGGGCTCACTGCCGGAAGTGGTGGGCGGCGCCGCGTTGAGGTTGTCCCCGGATGACCCGGCGGCCTGGCGCGAGGCGACCCTCCGCGTGCTGAGGGACGACGCCCTGCGCGCGCAGCTCATCGAGCTGGGGCATGAGCGCGCCGCGCGCTTCACCTGGGACGAGTGTGCCCGGAGGACGGTGGCGGTGTACCGGCGCGTCCTCGAGGCCCGCGCCCTGGCACCTCGCTGACGACGCTGTCCCCTCGCTCCGGAACTACGAGCGCGCGCGCTGGCGCAGGACGTCACTGCCCTCACACAGCCCCAGTCCCCACACCAGTGCGAACGAGAGGTGCACGCTGGAGTGGAACGGCAGGTAGTGCACGAGCGCGAGGATGTGGAAGCCCACGAAGGACAGCAGTGCGCCCGTCGCGGCGAGCGAGCCCGCGCGATAGCGACGGATGAGCGCCCAGCCCAGGAGCACATGCACCGTCACCATCAGGAGCAGCCCCACCAGGCCCGTCTCCGCCCACACCGTCAGCCACAGGTTGTGTGAGTCTGTGGCCAGCAGGTCCGTGATGCCCGAGTCACCCTGCCGAGCCAGGACCGCGGCCTTGTGGTTGCCAAAGCCCACCCCCACCCAGGGGTGCTCACGCACCAGGCTCCATCCCACCGTCATCGCCAGCTCGCGCTCGCCGCCGTAGATGTTGCCCGCCGCCTTCTCCAGACGCGCGCGCCAGGCCGGTGAAGCCAACACCAGGACGACGGCCACCGCGATGAGCGCCAGCCCCACCTTGCGCGCCACGCCACTCACCAGCAGCAGCAACGCCACCACGCTGACCAGCAGCGCCGCGCCCAGCGCCGCCCGAGCGAACGCGTTGTAGATGGACACGAGCATGCCCAACACCACCGCGCCCGCGAGCATGCGCCGCCGCAGCACCTCGGAGCCGCCGAGCACCGCGAGCGCCGGCCCCAACGCGGCGATGGCGCCGTGCGCGAAGCGCAAGCGGTGGAAGAAGATGCCTCCCGCCGCATAGCGAGGAGACGTCTCCGTGCCGAAGTTCTCGTGCAACCGGCCGGGGTTCAGCTTGAGGAACGCCGGGGGCTCCCAGGGCCAGCGCACGCGGTTCTGGAACATCCCCAGCGCCGCAGCGAACAACCACCCCGCCGCCACCGTCCCCGCCAGCGCAAGCCAGGGCACCCCCACCGAGCCGATGGAGGCCACCGCCGCGCCCGCCACCGAGTCCAACACCTGCCCATAGCGCGAGCTGCGCGGCCACGCGCTCGCCGCGCCCGTGAGCAGCGCCAGCGCGGGCGACACCACCTGCCATGCGCACAGCGCCACGCTCGCCAACACATAGGCGCGCACGTCCGGGGCCAGCCTCAACCGCCGCAGCGCCACCATCACCAGCGCCAGGAACACCGCGGCGGACGCGGCCACCTGCAGCACGACTTCCGCCAGCACCAGGCCCACGGCCCACGCCAGCAGCACCACGGCCACGGCACGGCGCAAGAGGGGCTCGAACCGGGCCTGGGAGGGAGAATCCATGGATGAACTCACGCTACCTCACCGCCAGCCAACGGCGAGGCACGTGAAGAAACCCCTCCCGGCGCATCCACAGCGCCACGGCCGCCAGCACGAGCAGGACGGGCGGCGTCCAGGCCGCCACGGGTGGAGACAATCTCTCGGTGAGAACCAACGTCCGGCACACCATCATCAGGCCCCACATGGCCACCGCCACCAACAGCCCTTCGACGATGGCCGCGGTGAGGTGCCCACGCCGGTTCGTGCGCAACGCCAACCCCACGCCCAGGAGCGCGGCGGGAAGCGCCGCGAACGGATAGGCGAAGCGGTTGTGCAGCGCGAGCTCGAACTGCTTCGTCGCGAGCCCCACGTCCCGGCGCGCGACAATCTGCTCGCGCAACTCCCTCACACGCATCTGCTCCGGACGTCCCGGACGGATGCGGAAGGCCGAGGCCGCGATGCCCAGCTCGTACTCGGCACTCTCGAGGCTCTTCACCGACGTGTGGTTCTCCCCCGCGAAGGCGCGCTCCACCACCCCCGTCAGCCGCCAGCGCGTCCCGTCCAGCCACTCCATCCGCGCCGCGTCCAGCCGCCGCTGCAGCTTGAACTCTCGCGACAAGGTGAAGATGGACACATCCGCGAAGCCCTCCTGCGCGCTCCCCGCGCGAAGGAAGAAGATGTGGTCGCCTCGCCGGAACCACTGCTTCGGCGTGTAGTAGAAGCGCCAGTCGCCCCAGCGGTTGAAGCGCTGCGTGGTGATTTCATCCACGCGGCGACCCGCGTGCGTCGCGACCACCTCGTCGAAGACCACGAACCCCGTACACGCGAGCAGACCGAAGGCCAGCACGGGTGCATACAGCGCCGTGGGCCCGAAGGTCAGCGCCCGGATGGCCGTGACTTCGCCTTGCTTGCGCAGCGCGGACACCGTCGTGCCCGCGGCCAGCAGCAGCGCCGCCGGCCCCAATTGCTGCACCGCCATCAAGGCCTTGTAGCCGTAGAGCTTCGCCGCGTCCGTCACCCAGCCCGGTCCCGTGTACGTCTTCGCGCGGTCGACGAAGTCCACCACCACGAAGACGAGCACCAGGCCACCCAGGATTCCCAACGCGAAGCGCACGTACGTGCGCAGCACATACCCGAAGAGCGTGAGTCTCACCGAACCGTCCCCGAACGACTCACCCGGTACAGGGCCACCGCACCCACCGCCATGAAGACGAGGTTCGCCAGTTGTCCCGCCAGGGGCGCCGGCAACTTGCCTTGCTGTCCCAACTGCTCGAAGGCCCGGCTCAGCAGGTAGTACAAGACGTAGCCTCCAAGCGTCAGGAGATAACCCCAGGCCCTGCCCGCCTGACGCCGGCCAATAGCAAGCGGTGTGCCCAGAAGCGCGAAGGCAATGGGCGCCAGGGCCCCTCCCAGCCGGCTGTGCAGCGCCATCCGGAAGCCACGCGCGTCTCCGCCCTTGGCCTCGGCCTCGCTCGCCGCCTCGAGCAGCTCCGACGGTGTCAGCTCCTCCTTGGCGGAGGTGAACCGGCCGCGCTTGCCCATGGACGCACCCACGCCGACGCTGATCTCCGCCTGGTCGAAGTGGATGACGCTGTAGTTCTCGGTGGCGCGGCCGGAGCGGTGCACCTCGCCGTCCTCCAGCGAGAAGCGCAGCACCTCGCCTCCGCTGGACGTGCCTACCTGCCCGTGGTGCGCCAGCACCAACAGCGGCGAGCTCGCCTCGCGGTCATCGTGCAGCAGCACGTTGGTCCATCGGCCATCCGAGGAGACCTGCTCCGCGTACAGCGTCAGGTCACTGAGGTCCTCGTAGAACGTGCCGGACTTCACATCGCCCACGACGTTCTTCCGGATGACCTCGCTCACCAGCTCCTTCACACCCGTGAGGCCCCACGGCTGCGCGGTGGAGGTGATGAGCAGCATCAGCACGCTGAGCGCCACCGCGACGCCCATGGGCGCGGCCAGCAAGCGAGTCGGCCCGATGCCCAGCGCCTGCAGCGCCGTCAGCTCACGGTCCTCTCCCAGCCGCCCCAGTCCCAGGAGGATGGCCAGCAGGAACGCGATGGGCAGCGCCATCATGAGGAAGTGCGGCGTGAGATACGCCACCAGTCTCCCCAGGTCCGTCAGCGTCACCGACGAACCCAGCAGCACGTCCGTTCCGCGAAGGAACTGCATCACGAACAGCAGCAGGAACATGAAGGCCACCCAGACTCCGAGCGGCACCAACAGCTCCATGAGGAGATAGCGGGAGATGCGAGTCACGTAGTCGCCTTCATCCCCTTCGCGCCAATGTCACGGCGGAAGTGCATGCCCTCGAAGCGCACGGCCGCCACCGCCGCGTACGCGCGCTCTCGCGCTCGAGCGAGGTCCTCGCCCCGGGCGCAGACCGTCAGCACCCGACCGCCGCCGGTGACCAGCGCTCCGCCCTGCTCTTCGGCGCCCGCGATGAACACCGTGGCGTCCGGCGGCACCGCATCCAGCCCGTCGATGCGCTGGCCCTTGCGAGGCGCGTCCGGATATCCCCCCGCGGCCACCACCACCCCCACCGACGAACCGGGCGCCACCGCCAGCCGCCGCTCCACCAACTGGCCGCGCGCGCACGCATCCACCAGGGGCAGCAGGTCCTCGCCCAGCTGCATCATCAACACCTGCGTCTCCGGGTCGCCGAAGCGCGCGTTGAACTCCAGCACCTTGGGCCCGTTGGGCGTGAGCATCAGCCCCGCGTACAGCACGCCCTTGAAGGGCAGCCCCCGACGACGAAGCACCGCCAGCGTCGGCGCGATGACGCTCTCACCCACTTCGGCCAGCTGCGCATCATCCAGGAAGGGCGCGGGGCTGTATGCGCCCATGCCTCCCGTGTTGGGCCCCGTGTCGCCATCCCCCACGCGCTTGTGGTCCTGCGACAGGGGCAACATGACGTAGCGCTCGCCATCACAGAGCGCCATGGCGGAGACCTCTTCGCCCTCCAGCAGCTCCTCCAGCACCATGCGCTGGCCCGACGTGCCCATCGCCGCCACCGCGCGCACGGCCTCACGCGCGGCGTCCACGTCGTGCGCGACGATGACGCCCTTGCCCGCCGCCAGCCCATCCGCCTTCACGACGATGCGACCCTGCGCGACCGCGTAGGCCTCCGCCGCTGCCGCGTCGGTGAAGGTCTGGAAGGCGGCCGTGGGGACACCCGCCTCCGCCATGATTTCCTTGGCGAACGCCTTGGAGCCCTCGATGAGCGCGGCCCCGGCCACGGGCCCGAAGCACGGGATTCCAGCCTGGGCCAGCGCGTCCGCGACACCCGCCACCAGCGGTGCCTCCGGCCCCACCACCACCAGGTCCACCGACTCCCGCCGCGCCAGCGCCACCACCTCGTCCGGCGCATCCGCCTTCACCGGCACGTTCGTCGCCAGCTTCGCCGTCCCCGGGTTGCCCGGGGCACACCACAACCGCGTGAGCAGAGGGCTCTGGGAGAGCTTCCAAGCCAGCGCGTGCTCACGGCCTCCGGAACCCAGCAACAGGACCTTCACATCCACCTCACCGTTCCAACAGGTAGAGCATCCGTTTGGCGGGGAGATAGGCGGGGTCCAACCCCACCACGCTCACCAACTGGGCCCTCGCATCGGCGCGCCGCTGCGGCACTTCCAACTGCGCGAGCCGCGCCTTGGCCGACAACAACGTGGGAGACAGGTTCAGCGCCTCGCGCAAGGAGCGCTTGGCGGGCTCCACCTGCTTCCCCTCCGCCAGCACCCATCCCTGCGCCAGATGTGCCACGGGCAACTGCCGCCCGGCGGACACGGCGCGCGCCGCCAGCGCACGGGCCTCCGACGCATTGCCTCGATGGAGGGCGATGAGCGCCCGGTATGCCATGGCCCCCGCGTTGTTGCTGTCCGACTCCAGCACCTCGCGGAAGTGACGGTCCGCCGCGTCCAGGTCGCCCTGGTGGAAGCGCAAGAGCCCCTCGTACAGATACGGCCCCGGGTCGTCCGCGTTCTCGGCCAGCGCGAGGATGATGTCCTCCACGCCGCGAACCGTGTCCGAGGGCCGCATCCAGAAGCGCGTCACCAGCGCCCGAGGCTCCAGCCTCAACGGGTCCGCGCGCAGCGCCTGGTTCAACACCCGGAACGCATCCTCGCGACGCTTCGCGCCCGCCGCCGCCACACCCGCGAGCAGCTGCGCGTCCAGGCGCCGGTCGTCGCGCGTGCTCGCCTCCGTGAAGCGCTCCAGCGCCTGCGCGGGCTTCTTCTCCAGCAGCAGCACGCGGCCTTCGAGCACCGCCTCCAAGGCGCGGTCGCCCAGCCAGCCCTGGATGCCACTCAAGTGCTTGCGAGCCTTCGCCGCGTCCTTCTGCTCCAGGGCGACGAGGAAGACCTGCAGGTGAGCCTCCGGCAGCTCCGCCGACAACCCGAGCGCCTCCTCCGCGGCCTTCAACGCGGCGTCGCTGTTGCCCAGCGCACGCTCCGCGGCGGCCAGGTGCACCAGCACCTCCGCCACGTCGCGCTGGCCATAGCGCTCACGGTTCTTGAGCAACGCGCGCAGCTCGCGCACGCCCACGGCTGGACTGCCCTCCGACTGGTAGCGCAGCACCGCGAGCGGCAACAGCGCCCGGAGCTCGCCAGGGTCGGCCTTCACGCGCTCCTCGTACAGCTTGCGCGCCTCGTCCGGCTCACCAATCTCCTGGTAGATGCGCGACGTGGTCGCGAGGCTGTCCCAGTCACGCGGGTCCGCCGTCAGCCGCTTGCGCAGCGTCTCCAGCGCGAGCCGATACTCACCGGCCGACTCATGCGCGAGCGCCCGGTAGTACTGGATGCGCTTGAGCTCCGGCGCCAGCTTCTGCGCGGAGTCGAAGTGCTGATGCGCCAGGGCGCCGGACGACGACAGGTACACGCGGCCCAGCACCAGGTGCGCATCCGCCTTCTGCGCGGCCGTGGCCTGGGCGTTCGCCAGCGACTCCTCCGCCAGCTCCTTCGCGCGCCGGAGAGGCTCCTCCTGCCGGAAGCGCGTCAGCAACAGGTTCGCGTGGGCCAGGAGC is part of the Myxococcus landrumus genome and encodes:
- the purD gene encoding phosphoribosylamine--glycine ligase → MDVKVLLLGSGGREHALAWKLSQSPLLTRLWCAPGNPGTAKLATNVPVKADAPDEVVALARRESVDLVVVGPEAPLVAGVADALAQAGIPCFGPVAGAALIEGSKAFAKEIMAEAGVPTAAFQTFTDAAAAEAYAVAQGRIVVKADGLAAGKGVIVAHDVDAAREAVRAVAAMGTSGQRMVLEELLEGEEVSAMALCDGERYVMLPLSQDHKRVGDGDTGPNTGGMGAYSPAPFLDDAQLAEVGESVIAPTLAVLRRRGLPFKGVLYAGLMLTPNGPKVLEFNARFGDPETQVLMMQLGEDLLPLVDACARGQLVERRLAVAPGSSVGVVVAAGGYPDAPRKGQRIDGLDAVPPDATVFIAGAEEQGGALVTGGGRVLTVCARGEDLARARERAYAAVAAVRFEGMHFRRDIGAKGMKATT
- a CDS encoding glycosyltransferase; protein product: MKVALVHDWLVTHRGGERVLDALCEVLPDADIYTLIHRPGSQSPAIESRRIFTSFLQHIPGIHERYRHFLPLMPRAIESMRLRGDYDVVLSSSHCVAKGLRAPAGLPHLSYVHAPMRYMWDLFDDYFGPGRAGLPVRAAAHAVRPWLRRWDRASAARVDRFVVNSHHVAGKLRRFWDREATVVHPPVDLERFTRLPLEGSGQGGYFLWLGAFAPYKRLDIALEAFRELGAPLWVVGTGQEAARLMSGAPPANIRFLGNVPDDALPALYRDARALIFTPEEDFGITPLEAQACGRPVIAFGRGGALETVNSRTGLFFAEQSPSALAEAVRRFETWEGGFRPEDARSQAGRFSRGAFQQAMLSEVESLLRVARKSTPEARAV
- a CDS encoding LptF/LptG family permease, with translation MRLTLFGYVLRTYVRFALGILGGLVLVFVVVDFVDRAKTYTGPGWVTDAAKLYGYKALMAVQQLGPAALLLAAGTTVSALRKQGEVTAIRALTFGPTALYAPVLAFGLLACTGFVVFDEVVATHAGRRVDEITTQRFNRWGDWRFYYTPKQWFRRGDHIFFLRAGSAQEGFADVSIFTLSREFKLQRRLDAARMEWLDGTRWRLTGVVERAFAGENHTSVKSLESAEYELGIAASAFRIRPGRPEQMRVRELREQIVARRDVGLATKQFELALHNRFAYPFAALPAALLGVGLALRTNRRGHLTAAIVEGLLVAVAMWGLMMVCRTLVLTERLSPPVAAWTPPVLLVLAAVALWMRREGFLHVPRRWLAVR
- a CDS encoding zinc-ribbon domain-containing protein, coding for MRIVCQKCAAAYAIDDRLITAKGVRAQCPRCRNLQLVRRDSSAVPSGDVPATAPRPASSAPPVADDLFAELGGPASVAPTEVSSAHGRAAKPAADLFADFGAPPPEASPAPGADPFASLGDSSASGSGDPLLDFLGPAPTAPPAPVARMSQGPGAVPVSVMPPSAAAPAPARAAAQAAAAAPKSATMGCRTCGKSLLDPFDQALGICDGCRQREPAGGAPKAAAPTPAPAVSADFLPPLSAPEEGGGESLELASRTSPAPALASEPRSNPRAAPARVASGVRSGSAEKQVARASSGGRWALVGGLVLLAAGSGVAGFFYLKHQEAQRLRNAAPPPVAAIPEAVQQVLPRWKLKYLVLEGTPQERLAEGQAQLARDERFAYAEAEESFQQALLLDPRSDEAIGGYIQALALGRGAGLDDATFAEATSLVEAAEVRAGRTPWLLLAHANLLLTRFRQEEPLRRAKELAEESLANAQATAAQKADAHLVLGRVYLSSSGALAHQHFDSAQKLAPELKRIQYYRALAHESAGEYRLALETLRKRLTADPRDWDSLATTSRIYQEIGEPDEARKLYEERVKADPGELRALLPLAVLRYQSEGSPAVGVRELRALLKNRERYGQRDVAEVLVHLAAAERALGNSDAALKAAEEALGLSAELPEAHLQVFLVALEQKDAAKARKHLSGIQGWLGDRALEAVLEGRVLLLEKKPAQALERFTEASTRDDRRLDAQLLAGVAAAGAKRREDAFRVLNQALRADPLRLEPRALVTRFWMRPSDTVRGVEDIILALAENADDPGPYLYEGLLRFHQGDLDAADRHFREVLESDSNNAGAMAYRALIALHRGNASEARALAARAVSAGRQLPVAHLAQGWVLAEGKQVEPAKRSLREALNLSPTLLSAKARLAQLEVPQRRADARAQLVSVVGLDPAYLPAKRMLYLLER
- a CDS encoding glycosyltransferase family 4 protein; the protein is MVRGRLHGIARYALELARRVPAMAPDLRFSALVPPEGLPTDLGALAPSLPLQRALAGFLSPIEQPALAADLARLKPDVFHATSFALPLFWSGPLVATLHDANHVALAHEYSPAQALYYRVVVGPRAKRAAALVTVSEFSREELARHLKLSPYRLQVIPNGVDSHFQPPSAQEVRAFRERHELPARYVAAVGNAKRFKNLALLRHFAADLPVPIVLLAGKGAVAHELGLHENVLDLEELSEAEMPLFYGAAAALLLPSKYEGFGLPALEAMAAGCPVLTSDAGSLPEVVGGAALRLSPDDPAAWREATLRVLRDDALRAQLIELGHERAARFTWDECARRTVAVYRRVLEARALAPR
- a CDS encoding O-antigen ligase family protein produces the protein MDSPSQARFEPLLRRAVAVVLLAWAVGLVLAEVVLQVAASAAVFLALVMVALRRLRLAPDVRAYVLASVALCAWQVVSPALALLTGAASAWPRSSRYGQVLDSVAGAAVASIGSVGVPWLALAGTVAAGWLFAAALGMFQNRVRWPWEPPAFLKLNPGRLHENFGTETSPRYAAGGIFFHRLRFAHGAIAALGPALAVLGGSEVLRRRMLAGAVVLGMLVSIYNAFARAALGAALLVSVVALLLLVSGVARKVGLALIAVAVVLVLASPAWRARLEKAAGNIYGGERELAMTVGWSLVREHPWVGVGFGNHKAAVLARQGDSGITDLLATDSHNLWLTVWAETGLVGLLLMVTVHVLLGWALIRRYRAGSLAATGALLSFVGFHILALVHYLPFHSSVHLSFALVWGLGLCEGSDVLRQRARS
- a CDS encoding LptF/LptG family permease, producing MTRISRYLLMELLVPLGVWVAFMFLLLFVMQFLRGTDVLLGSSVTLTDLGRLVAYLTPHFLMMALPIAFLLAILLGLGRLGEDRELTALQALGIGPTRLLAAPMGVAVALSVLMLLITSTAQPWGLTGVKELVSEVIRKNVVGDVKSGTFYEDLSDLTLYAEQVSSDGRWTNVLLHDDREASSPLLVLAHHGQVGTSSGGEVLRFSLEDGEVHRSGRATENYSVIHFDQAEISVGVGASMGKRGRFTSAKEELTPSELLEAASEAEAKGGDARGFRMALHSRLGGALAPIAFALLGTPLAIGRRQAGRAWGYLLTLGGYVLYYLLSRAFEQLGQQGKLPAPLAGQLANLVFMAVGAVALYRVSRSGTVR